The following proteins are co-located in the Massilia litorea genome:
- a CDS encoding hybrid sensor histidine kinase/response regulator, protein MMWSVSPRLRAALALLLLLVLSLAFLPRARAASPLVLDDRSGSVEAWPALTMFTDPGGKLGIEAVLAEPQRFTAPVSSHATLGVQNDPVWLHIPVRVPAGSRAAWIAEIDYAVLNKVEFFVVSEGVLRQHGVAGNLQPPQAGGRRVRTPAVLLDLLHGQRHDIYLRIENTGAMVLPLRFSQPAVFHADAVNEQMLQGLLLGLSLCLLLYSLAQALNLREPLFGKYALMIAGTTLFSAEFFGIGSQYFWGANAWMNIHAGGLFALMSSCGAYLFVEQALARPGKDRIFSRLMKTGAALTACAALAFAADLISVGQLVIIVSTLGIMPMLLGLPGALNRARRGDPVGLYFLLGWALSFTGSLVLSQMINGAVDAGFWTMHSLQFTNAVDMVIFMRVLGLRTGAIRNAMLRAEAATRLKSDFLANMSHEIRTPMNAIIGMSRLALMADPAPRLRNYLGKILGAGEHLLGIVNDILDFSKIEAGQLKIEQVEFDLNDLLEHLSNLTAIKLDARRVELVFRVGRGVPARLVGDPLRLGQILINLTSNAVKFTGEGEIVVGVEVAARSTGALTLRFCVTDTGIGMDADQLARLFQSFRQGDDSITRKYGGTGLGLSISKQLVELMGGAIAVTSTPNVGSSFSFTVPLGQAGSAPGVLSAPGAALQQMRLLVVDDSETARAALVEMLEGFGIAADAASCGKEALARWKDAAARGKPYQVVLMDYLMPGWDGVETIRRIRAAGDIGAAPSILMVSACARETVQLQAGQLQLQGFLNKPVGPALLYHSLLRVLRPDLAPGGAPERMEADPRGLARLRGARILLVEDNANNREVALDFLAAAPVHVDVAVHGGEAVEMVQLHDYDLVLMDIQMREVDGLTATRRIRAIERLRALPIVAMTAHAMAGDRERSLAAGMNDHLAKPIDPDLLFRTLLAWIDPARLDGRAAPAAQVETLPGNDTVLLPAVPGVDWDTALAGVSHQHARLIKRVRSFVQEYRAAPRQLAEALASGDEAPLAALAHNLKSSAAYVGAYELAAQARRLEEALRADDAQRAAGMVPALIATLDTILAGMAPLAGPRDQPARPPDGLPTLVARLAAQLAADDARARDTLAELQARLPAAAFAAPLAAIAHAVSELEYEAALAPLAELEGLLRPNLEECA, encoded by the coding sequence ATGATGTGGTCCGTGTCGCCCCGGCTGCGCGCAGCCCTCGCGCTGCTGCTGCTCCTGGTGCTGTCGCTTGCTTTCCTGCCGCGCGCCCGGGCGGCGTCACCGCTGGTGCTCGACGACCGCAGCGGCAGCGTCGAGGCCTGGCCCGCGCTGACGATGTTCACCGACCCCGGCGGCAAGCTCGGGATCGAGGCCGTGCTGGCCGAACCGCAGCGCTTTACCGCGCCCGTGTCGAGCCATGCGACGCTCGGGGTGCAGAACGACCCGGTCTGGCTGCACATCCCGGTCAGGGTGCCGGCCGGCAGCCGCGCGGCCTGGATCGCGGAGATCGATTACGCGGTCCTGAACAAGGTCGAGTTCTTCGTGGTGAGCGAGGGTGTCCTGCGCCAGCATGGCGTGGCCGGCAACCTGCAGCCGCCGCAAGCGGGCGGGCGCCGGGTGCGCACGCCGGCCGTGCTGCTCGACCTGCTGCACGGCCAGCGCCACGACATCTACCTGCGCATCGAGAATACCGGTGCGATGGTGCTGCCGCTGCGCTTCTCGCAGCCCGCGGTATTTCATGCCGATGCCGTCAACGAGCAGATGCTGCAAGGCCTGCTGCTGGGCCTGAGCCTGTGCTTGCTGCTTTACAGCCTGGCCCAGGCGCTGAACCTGCGCGAGCCGCTGTTTGGCAAGTACGCGCTGATGATCGCCGGCACGACCCTGTTCTCGGCCGAGTTCTTCGGCATCGGCAGCCAGTACTTCTGGGGCGCCAACGCCTGGATGAACATCCATGCCGGCGGCCTGTTCGCCCTGATGTCCTCCTGCGGCGCCTACCTGTTCGTCGAGCAGGCGCTCGCGCGTCCCGGCAAGGACCGCATCTTCAGCCGCCTGATGAAAACCGGCGCCGCGCTCACCGCTTGCGCCGCGCTGGCATTCGCTGCTGACCTGATCAGCGTCGGGCAGCTGGTGATCATCGTCAGCACGCTCGGCATCATGCCGATGCTGCTGGGCCTGCCGGGCGCACTGAATCGCGCGCGCCGCGGCGACCCGGTCGGCCTGTATTTCCTGCTCGGCTGGGCACTGAGCTTCACCGGCTCGCTCGTGCTGAGCCAGATGATCAACGGCGCGGTGGACGCCGGCTTCTGGACCATGCACTCGCTGCAGTTCACGAATGCGGTCGACATGGTCATCTTCATGCGCGTGCTTGGCCTGCGCACGGGTGCGATCCGCAATGCCATGCTGCGCGCGGAAGCGGCGACCCGCCTGAAATCGGACTTCCTGGCCAACATGAGCCACGAGATCCGCACCCCGATGAATGCGATCATCGGCATGAGCCGGCTGGCCCTGATGGCCGATCCGGCACCGCGCCTGCGCAACTACCTGGGCAAGATCCTGGGCGCGGGCGAACACCTGCTCGGCATCGTCAACGACATCCTCGATTTCTCGAAGATCGAGGCCGGCCAGCTGAAGATCGAGCAGGTCGAGTTCGACCTCAACGACCTGCTCGAGCACCTGTCCAACCTCACCGCCATCAAGCTCGATGCGCGCCGCGTCGAACTCGTGTTCCGCGTCGGACGCGGCGTGCCGGCGCGCCTGGTCGGCGATCCGCTGCGCCTGGGCCAGATCCTGATCAACCTCACCAGCAATGCCGTCAAGTTCACCGGGGAGGGCGAGATCGTCGTCGGCGTCGAGGTGGCAGCGCGCAGTACCGGCGCATTGACCCTGCGTTTCTGCGTCACCGACACCGGCATCGGCATGGACGCGGACCAGCTGGCGCGCCTGTTCCAGTCCTTCCGCCAGGGCGACGATTCGATCACGCGCAAGTACGGCGGCACGGGTCTCGGCCTCTCGATTTCGAAGCAGCTGGTCGAATTGATGGGCGGCGCGATCGCCGTCACCAGCACCCCGAACGTCGGCAGCAGCTTCAGTTTCACGGTGCCGCTCGGGCAGGCGGGGAGCGCGCCCGGCGTGCTTTCCGCTCCCGGAGCCGCGCTCCAGCAGATGCGCCTGCTGGTGGTCGACGACAGCGAGACGGCGCGCGCTGCGCTGGTCGAAATGTTGGAGGGCTTCGGCATCGCCGCCGACGCGGCCTCGTGCGGAAAAGAGGCGCTGGCACGATGGAAGGACGCGGCAGCACGCGGCAAACCCTACCAGGTCGTGCTGATGGATTACCTGATGCCGGGCTGGGACGGCGTCGAGACGATCCGCCGTATCCGCGCGGCCGGGGATATCGGCGCCGCGCCCTCGATCCTGATGGTCAGCGCCTGCGCCCGCGAAACGGTACAGCTGCAGGCGGGACAGCTGCAGCTGCAGGGCTTCCTGAACAAGCCGGTGGGCCCGGCGCTGCTGTACCACAGCCTGCTGCGGGTGCTGCGTCCGGACCTGGCCCCGGGCGGTGCGCCCGAGCGGATGGAAGCGGACCCGCGCGGCCTGGCGCGGCTGCGCGGTGCGCGCATCCTGCTGGTCGAGGACAACGCCAACAACCGCGAAGTGGCGCTCGACTTCCTGGCCGCCGCCCCGGTCCACGTCGACGTCGCCGTCCACGGCGGCGAGGCGGTCGAGATGGTGCAGCTGCACGACTACGACCTGGTGCTGATGGATATCCAGATGCGCGAGGTCGACGGCCTCACCGCCACGCGCCGCATCCGCGCCATCGAGCGCCTGCGCGCGCTGCCGATCGTCGCCATGACCGCGCACGCAATGGCGGGCGACCGCGAACGCAGCCTCGCGGCCGGCATGAACGACCATCTCGCCAAGCCGATCGATCCGGACCTGTTGTTCCGCACCCTGCTGGCCTGGATCGATCCGGCGCGCCTGGATGGGCGCGCAGCGCCGGCCGCGCAGGTTGAGACGCTGCCGGGCAACGACACCGTCCTGCTGCCGGCCGTGCCCGGCGTCGACTGGGACACGGCGCTGGCCGGCGTCAGCCACCAGCATGCGCGCCTGATCAAGCGCGTGCGCAGCTTCGTGCAGGAATACCGCGCCGCGCCGCGCCAGCTGGCCGAGGCCCTGGCCAGCGGCGACGAGGCCCCGCTGGCAGCGCTGGCGCACAACCTGAAGTCGAGCGCGGCCTATGTCGGCGCCTACGAGCTGGCGGCGCAGGCCCGGCGCCTCGAGGAAGCGCTGCGCGCCGATGACGCGCAACGCGCGGCCGGCATGGTGCCGGCCCTGATCGCGACCCTCGACACCATCCTGGCCGGGATGGCGCCGCTGGCCGGTCCGCGCGACCAGCCCGCGCGCCCGCCCGACGGCTTGCCGACGCTGGTGGCGCGCCTCGCGGCCCAGCTGGCGGCGGACGACGCCCGCGCCCGCGACACCCTGGCCGAACTGCAGGCGCGGCTCCCCGCCGCCGCCTTTGCTGCGCCCCTGGCCGCAATCGCGCACGCCGTGAGCGAGCTCGAATACGAGGCCGCCCTGGCGCCGCTCGCCGAACTGGAAGGGCTGCTGCGCCCGAACCTGGAGGAATGCGCATGA
- a CDS encoding oxygenase MpaB family protein yields MGTMSEPVAADPRLRADPLADDTIARILGPWGEGTPALSRWDAIAVVNRELAGWETNGALDGWTAAAQTPAPIAAALEDYVRQARRLPAWVDAGKVGCAESVFVDMSMLSCTLLFCASLPECYVPVDLASVLHTAGQLERHTDYRVRSTAAMIFPVMLRGGLLDADGGGVAQVLKVRLIHATIRHLIVRGNPGEALEHGAAVPALLPEGKGLYQTLFARGWDVNANGLPCNQQELAYTLLTFHYVFLRSLRRLGLGLTKEEEGAYLHAWNVVGHLLGIEQSLLVQTMKEAEALFARLQGDGRALAAARHAPATRKAGAAFHARSTDPRPALANALMGAMQAEIPLRSLKPFPVLLTRYLCGRETAADLGLDGRVSLVSRALFALGMGVTRAVDTLARVVRPGFSIARLATRILGYRLTVRFLMDQTRPLKLPEALLRQVAGAVNDWDVDPQAPRWMNSIERRFRPDAAPSPQEEAA; encoded by the coding sequence ATGGGGACCATGTCTGAACCGGTCGCCGCCGACCCGCGCCTGCGCGCCGATCCGCTGGCCGACGACACCATCGCGCGCATCCTCGGGCCATGGGGCGAGGGCACGCCGGCCCTGTCGCGCTGGGACGCGATCGCGGTCGTCAACCGCGAGCTGGCAGGCTGGGAGACCAACGGCGCGCTCGATGGCTGGACCGCTGCTGCGCAGACCCCGGCGCCGATCGCCGCAGCGCTCGAAGACTACGTACGGCAGGCACGCCGGCTGCCCGCCTGGGTCGACGCCGGCAAGGTCGGCTGCGCGGAATCGGTCTTCGTCGACATGAGCATGCTCTCGTGCACGCTGCTGTTTTGCGCCAGCCTGCCCGAGTGTTATGTGCCGGTTGACCTGGCCAGCGTGCTGCACACGGCCGGCCAGCTCGAGCGGCACACCGACTACCGGGTGCGGTCGACGGCGGCGATGATCTTCCCGGTGATGCTGCGCGGCGGCCTGCTCGATGCCGACGGCGGCGGGGTGGCGCAGGTGCTCAAGGTGCGCCTGATCCACGCCACGATCCGCCACCTGATCGTGCGCGGCAACCCGGGCGAGGCGCTCGAACACGGCGCCGCGGTACCCGCCTTGCTGCCCGAAGGCAAGGGCCTGTATCAAACCCTGTTCGCGCGCGGCTGGGACGTGAACGCCAACGGCCTGCCCTGCAACCAGCAAGAGCTGGCCTATACGCTGCTCACGTTTCACTATGTCTTCCTGCGCAGCCTGCGCCGCCTCGGCCTGGGCCTGACAAAAGAGGAGGAGGGCGCCTACCTGCACGCCTGGAACGTGGTCGGCCACCTGCTCGGCATCGAGCAAAGCCTGCTGGTGCAAACGATGAAGGAAGCCGAGGCCCTGTTCGCGCGCCTGCAGGGCGACGGACGCGCGCTGGCTGCAGCCCGCCATGCGCCGGCCACGCGCAAGGCCGGCGCCGCGTTCCATGCGCGCAGCACCGACCCGCGCCCGGCGCTGGCGAACGCCCTGATGGGGGCGATGCAGGCCGAGATTCCACTGCGTTCGTTAAAACCCTTCCCGGTGCTGCTGACGCGCTACCTGTGCGGACGCGAGACGGCGGCGGACCTGGGACTGGACGGGCGCGTGTCCCTGGTTTCGCGCGCCCTGTTCGCGCTCGGCATGGGCGTGACGCGCGCCGTCGATACCCTGGCGCGGGTGGTCCGGCCCGGCTTTTCGATCGCGCGCCTGGCCACGCGCATCCTCGGCTACCGCCTGACGGTGCGCTTCCTGATGGACCAGACGCGGCCCCTGAAACTGCCCGAAGCGCTGCTGCGCCAGGTCGCGGGCGCCGTGAACGACTGGGACGTCGACCCGCAGGCGCCCCGCTGGATGAACAGCATCGAGCGCCGCTTCCGCCCCGATGCCGCCCCAAGCCCACAGGAGGAAGCCGCATGA
- a CDS encoding carotenoid biosynthesis protein: MTLPRITLVLLALVAASLLVRALGDTSGLLVASSVLMFACCASSAVHVLGARAALRFVLIAVVLGWTAEQLGSTYGWFFGSYTYTEVLGPRIGKVPFVIALMWFALSYIGYVIANLIVWQTPSDGATALGQTLAQSLLAAMVVTAYDLGADPYMVFKLKAWIMTETDGGWFGETLQGFAGWMFVSFVIVFLFRLTLRRQPPVARVPVAPRDIAVPLAIYGGSLLFQALLGVPVETRAIAVFAMGIPLLAALCGWSRWRQPGVRLAGEA; encoded by the coding sequence ATGACGCTCCCGCGCATCACCCTCGTCCTGCTGGCCCTGGTGGCGGCAAGCCTGCTCGTGCGCGCGCTGGGCGACACCAGCGGCCTGCTGGTGGCCAGTTCGGTGCTGATGTTCGCCTGCTGCGCCAGCAGCGCCGTCCACGTGCTGGGCGCGCGCGCGGCGCTGCGCTTCGTGCTGATCGCGGTCGTCCTCGGCTGGACGGCCGAGCAGCTCGGCTCGACCTATGGCTGGTTCTTCGGTTCCTATACCTATACCGAGGTGCTCGGGCCGCGCATCGGCAAGGTCCCTTTCGTGATCGCGCTGATGTGGTTCGCCCTGAGCTATATCGGCTACGTGATCGCCAACCTGATCGTCTGGCAGACGCCGAGCGACGGCGCCACCGCGCTCGGGCAGACGCTGGCGCAGTCGCTGCTGGCGGCGATGGTCGTCACCGCCTATGACCTCGGCGCCGATCCCTACATGGTGTTCAAGCTGAAGGCCTGGATCATGACGGAGACCGACGGCGGCTGGTTCGGCGAAACCCTGCAGGGCTTCGCCGGCTGGATGTTCGTCTCCTTCGTCATCGTCTTCCTGTTCCGCCTGACCCTGCGGCGGCAGCCGCCGGTCGCCAGGGTGCCGGTGGCGCCGCGCGACATCGCCGTGCCGCTGGCGATCTACGGCGGCAGCCTGCTGTTCCAGGCGCTGCTCGGCGTACCGGTCGAAACGCGCGCCATCGCCGTGTTCGCAATGGGCATTCCGCTGCTGGCCGCCCTGTGCGGCTGGAGCCGCTGGCGCCAGCCGGGCGTGCGCCTGGCGGGGGAGGCGTGA